In Mastigocladopsis repens PCC 10914, a single window of DNA contains:
- a CDS encoding multicopper oxidase domain-containing protein, with protein MKGENPTASESSIATLTYHVTALQITIYFNKEGDHDHNGLIFALSDNVPILKYIRALGKADLLQGAGDHGGHEDTPEKWYEQARARAEKICVPLPSSPQEARQPHPLVRPLVLRARKGDRLQVELHNEIQGRRVGIHLVADGYDVKTDDGSHVGKNTSSLVAPGDYRTYTWQCLHEGVFPFHDGGNYSGGEEGTNVHGLFGALAVEPEDSIWRDPVTNRCSVDQNGRFQELDGLYLDILPPGIQANETAPSNTTLDNHKWPAPVEYPNFDCEAHREFVIFFHDEPEFQPPHGNLETSPCEEGGSFRGGGHAGGHGGHTDNLPIMPISYRSEPMINRERILWQLLREGHFLKRPVLNEEQHHSSWMFGDPATPILKAYIGDPIRIRLLHAGVKETHVFHLHLYEWHAVPQDKCSPRIDAISISPQTGHTIELVWGAGNRHQVAGDVIWHCHLYPHFHEGMWGMFRTFETLQEGEGGDALQSSSPIYADRRIGRYPDGTRIEKLLPLPGRKPPPRPTPTRPGYPLYIPGEVQQKSPIPPWPLRNTPMPADFDYRPVPTDLEQNAFNNQPVPGEIFTRNPFAKQQDEEWKENPNFEWNDSREVSHDVVVKRKRIEYNRHDWHDPDGHLFYLAAEGDPDTRPGPKEPLFFRAQHGQILNLTLTNRLPRAIAGTPFDPPFPPCPRLPWEGECAMHVHMVKFDPICGDGASVGWNYISGPRFDKKMVYRWWTDQEFGTIFFHDHLFANYRQKHGLFGALIVEPSGAKFYDNFSNREIVSGLQARIKLHESVQTRVSRAEGLPDTNWFREFCIGIGDFIPMFNRAGEPLNPPDHPGGHGDQGVMALNYRNEPIRERGGDPAFWFSSWHHPDPDTTRFATFANDPIWIRLVQGSHEEQHSFQIHRMRWRRFRVNVDSPIRNQQTLGIAEAFTFINHEQFGPGDYLYKLSGADDLWLGCWGLIRAFGESAPPSETGGLRRLQDEDTRAGEETAAATKTDTVTAGAEASDPVAAEVEAAPEMEVPPGASVRSFHVVAEPRRLVYREPDLVDPFGLVYRLVSVTSPDGTQYSVPTLTTPEPLVLRCREGEWVKVRVENRLPEHLRPEPFAPEVPVEERDPRTFRPERPVSSHVSLHADLLEYDVTQDDGANVGFNPQQTIAPKDSRTYTWHATRPPGSNADEPLGPVLLQDMADFRNHRHHGLIGALIVEAKDATPLAVGENEATAGENAPEAWHGTRATILSGKERSEEIVLLLQDGLRLYLNGNINFPIPDIPADPGEDEPDTEDQGQKGFNYRTEPVGPNDNLGCGSGNSRDWLAIANPATPLWRVPVGKTIRFHLVGACDKPRNHSFTIHGVTWREWRFLSPQRQPRVASESAISGGTVRTFEFIPEYTGDHAYRSGVLKWAVSQGLWGILRVVGDTDISR; from the coding sequence ATGAAGGGAGAAAATCCGACAGCATCAGAAAGTTCCATCGCGACGCTCACATATCACGTCACGGCACTTCAAATAACGATTTATTTCAATAAAGAAGGAGATCACGATCACAACGGCCTCATCTTCGCACTCAGCGACAACGTCCCGATTCTGAAATATATCCGGGCATTGGGAAAAGCCGACTTGCTCCAGGGAGCAGGCGACCATGGCGGACACGAAGATACACCGGAAAAATGGTACGAGCAAGCGAGGGCGCGCGCCGAGAAGATCTGTGTTCCCCTGCCATCTAGCCCTCAGGAAGCGCGCCAGCCGCACCCCCTCGTGCGTCCGCTCGTGCTGCGCGCACGGAAAGGAGACCGCCTCCAGGTGGAGCTTCACAACGAGATCCAGGGACGTCGCGTGGGCATTCACCTTGTTGCAGACGGCTACGACGTGAAGACGGACGATGGCTCTCACGTCGGGAAGAACACCTCCAGCCTGGTGGCACCAGGCGATTACCGCACCTACACCTGGCAGTGCCTGCACGAGGGCGTCTTCCCCTTCCATGACGGTGGAAACTACTCCGGTGGCGAAGAGGGAACAAACGTCCACGGTCTCTTTGGCGCACTGGCGGTGGAACCGGAAGATTCCATCTGGCGCGATCCGGTGACGAACCGCTGTTCCGTAGACCAGAACGGGAGATTCCAGGAACTGGACGGACTCTACTTGGACATTCTTCCTCCAGGAATACAGGCGAACGAGACCGCCCCCTCCAACACCACTCTGGACAACCACAAATGGCCCGCGCCCGTAGAATATCCCAATTTTGATTGCGAGGCACATCGCGAGTTCGTCATCTTCTTCCATGACGAGCCGGAGTTCCAGCCGCCCCACGGGAATCTGGAAACTAGCCCGTGCGAAGAAGGCGGTTCCTTCAGGGGCGGTGGGCACGCGGGCGGTCATGGCGGGCATACTGACAACCTTCCGATTATGCCCATCTCCTACCGCTCCGAGCCAATGATCAACCGGGAGCGCATCCTTTGGCAGCTTCTGCGCGAAGGGCATTTTCTGAAGCGACCTGTCCTCAATGAGGAACAGCATCATAGTTCCTGGATGTTCGGGGACCCCGCCACACCCATCCTCAAAGCCTACATTGGCGATCCGATCCGCATCCGACTCTTGCATGCTGGGGTCAAAGAAACCCACGTCTTTCACCTTCACCTTTACGAGTGGCATGCCGTGCCGCAGGATAAGTGTTCCCCGCGCATCGACGCCATCTCCATCAGCCCCCAGACTGGGCACACTATCGAGCTAGTGTGGGGCGCGGGCAACCGCCATCAAGTAGCCGGGGACGTTATCTGGCACTGCCACCTCTACCCCCACTTCCACGAGGGAATGTGGGGCATGTTCCGCACGTTCGAGACGCTGCAGGAAGGAGAGGGCGGTGACGCTCTCCAAAGCAGCAGCCCGATCTACGCCGACCGCCGCATCGGCCGCTATCCGGACGGTACGCGAATCGAAAAGTTGTTGCCGCTGCCAGGTCGCAAACCACCACCCCGACCCACACCCACCAGACCGGGCTACCCGCTCTACATCCCCGGGGAAGTACAACAGAAGTCACCGATACCGCCGTGGCCGCTTCGTAACACGCCCATGCCAGCAGATTTCGATTACCGACCTGTGCCCACAGACCTGGAGCAGAACGCCTTCAACAATCAACCCGTACCAGGGGAAATCTTTACTCGCAACCCCTTCGCTAAACAGCAGGACGAGGAGTGGAAGGAGAATCCGAACTTCGAGTGGAACGATTCGCGCGAAGTCAGCCATGACGTCGTCGTGAAACGGAAGAGAATTGAGTACAACCGACACGACTGGCACGACCCGGACGGTCATCTTTTCTACCTGGCTGCAGAAGGAGACCCGGATACCCGCCCCGGACCGAAAGAGCCGCTCTTCTTCCGAGCGCAGCACGGCCAGATCCTAAACCTCACACTGACCAACCGACTGCCGCGAGCGATCGCGGGCACGCCGTTCGACCCGCCGTTTCCTCCTTGCCCAAGGCTACCATGGGAAGGTGAATGTGCCATGCACGTGCATATGGTTAAGTTCGACCCCATTTGCGGCGACGGCGCAAGCGTGGGCTGGAACTATATAAGTGGTCCCCGCTTTGACAAAAAGATGGTCTACCGCTGGTGGACAGATCAGGAATTCGGCACCATCTTCTTCCACGACCACCTCTTTGCCAATTACCGACAGAAGCACGGTCTCTTCGGCGCCCTGATCGTGGAGCCGAGCGGCGCAAAGTTCTATGACAACTTCTCCAACCGCGAGATCGTTAGCGGCTTGCAGGCTAGGATCAAACTCCATGAAAGCGTGCAGACCAGGGTCTCACGTGCGGAAGGACTTCCGGACACGAACTGGTTCCGCGAGTTTTGCATCGGTATCGGGGACTTCATCCCGATGTTCAACCGCGCTGGAGAGCCGCTCAACCCGCCAGACCACCCGGGTGGTCACGGGGACCAGGGGGTGATGGCACTGAACTACCGCAATGAGCCGATCCGTGAGCGCGGCGGCGACCCGGCGTTCTGGTTCAGTTCCTGGCACCACCCCGATCCAGACACCACGAGGTTCGCAACGTTTGCCAACGACCCGATCTGGATTCGGCTGGTGCAGGGTTCCCATGAAGAGCAGCACAGCTTCCAGATTCACCGGATGCGCTGGCGGCGGTTCCGCGTAAACGTCGATTCGCCTATCCGGAATCAGCAGACACTTGGCATTGCGGAGGCGTTTACCTTCATTAACCACGAACAGTTCGGTCCCGGAGACTACCTTTACAAGCTCTCTGGGGCGGACGACCTGTGGCTGGGCTGTTGGGGTCTGATTCGCGCCTTCGGGGAATCCGCACCGCCATCGGAGACCGGGGGTCTGCGTCGGTTGCAAGATGAAGATACAAGAGCAGGGGAGGAGACAGCTGCCGCTACAAAAACGGATACCGTGACAGCCGGGGCGGAGGCGTCCGATCCGGTAGCCGCCGAGGTCGAAGCTGCTCCGGAAATGGAAGTCCCGCCCGGTGCTAGTGTTCGCTCCTTCCACGTAGTTGCAGAACCCCGACGGCTGGTCTATCGGGAGCCGGATCTGGTAGACCCGTTCGGGCTGGTCTACCGACTTGTCTCAGTAACCTCTCCGGACGGAACCCAATACTCTGTCCCAACTCTAACTACTCCCGAACCCCTCGTGCTGCGCTGTCGCGAAGGGGAGTGGGTGAAGGTGAGGGTGGAGAACCGTCTTCCCGAACACCTGCGACCGGAGCCGTTTGCGCCGGAAGTTCCGGTGGAGGAGCGTGACCCCCGTACCTTCCGTCCGGAGCGCCCCGTCTCTAGCCACGTCTCCCTGCACGCGGATCTCCTGGAGTACGACGTCACCCAGGATGATGGCGCCAATGTGGGCTTTAATCCGCAGCAGACAATCGCACCAAAAGATAGCCGCACCTACACCTGGCACGCCACCCGACCCCCCGGCTCCAACGCCGATGAGCCACTCGGTCCGGTGCTGCTACAGGATATGGCGGACTTCCGCAACCACCGCCACCATGGTTTGATTGGCGCGCTCATCGTGGAGGCCAAGGACGCCACACCGTTGGCAGTGGGCGAGAACGAGGCGACCGCCGGTGAAAATGCACCGGAAGCATGGCATGGCACGCGGGCAACAATCCTTAGCGGCAAGGAGCGGAGCGAAGAGATCGTCCTCTTGCTCCAGGATGGGTTGCGTCTTTACCTGAACGGTAACATCAACTTCCCGATTCCTGATATTCCGGCAGATCCCGGCGAAGACGAACCTGACACCGAAGACCAAGGGCAGAAGGGGTTTAATTACCGCACCGAGCCTGTGGGGCCGAACGACAATCTGGGTTGTGGTTCCGGAAACTCTAGGGATTGGCTAGCGATCGCCAACCCTGCCACACCTTTGTGGCGCGTGCCTGTGGGGAAGACGATACGCTTCCATCTGGTAGGCGCGTGCGACAAGCCGCGTAACCACAGCTTCACCATCCATGGCGTCACCTGGCGAGAATGGCGGTTCCTCTCCCCTCAGAGGCAGCCGAGGGTTGCCTCTGAGTCGGCTATCAGCGGCGGCACAGTCCGCACCTTTGAGTTCATCCCCGAGTATACGGGCGACCACGCCTACCGCAGCGGCGTGCTGAAGTGGGCTGTCTCGCAAGGACTCTGGGGAATCCTACGAGTCGTAGGGGATACCGATATATCTCGATAG
- a CDS encoding ABC transporter permease, with product MRDRLAGLFDKILSSRFWALFQKEFAQIFRNRRLVIQLLVPPTVFLMLFGFALSPDFQDLRVGITNYSNSNASREFIEIFHQTDAFVIKQYYADQEEMITDLATGKLTVGIILPPEFTDDIARRRTVEVQALFDAVDANTANVASGYLNQLVNDYNSRQRDQRSATSTTSSTARTKNQVELQTTVFYNPGLETTWFIVSGMFGVLLTVIGSQAAASLVVREKEAGTIEQLVMTPASNIEVILAKVSPLLILLTFDFFIALSIATLVFGLPLRGNLIFFLIVAVLYFLVGISIGILIASYSKSEQQTQLTAFFVNPPLVLLCGATSPISSMPTVVQWLSYLDPLRYFVEVSRGILLKGVGMEMLWHQVLILLIFATVLMSLSIRQFRRQLG from the coding sequence ATGAGAGACAGACTTGCAGGTCTTTTCGACAAAATATTGAGCAGCCGCTTCTGGGCGTTATTCCAAAAAGAATTCGCTCAGATATTTCGTAACCGTCGGCTCGTCATTCAATTGTTGGTGCCGCCCACCGTCTTTTTGATGTTATTTGGTTTTGCTCTCAGTCCTGACTTTCAAGACCTCAGGGTTGGCATCACTAACTACAGCAATAGCAATGCTTCTCGTGAATTTATTGAAATCTTTCACCAAACGGATGCTTTTGTTATTAAACAGTACTATGCTGACCAAGAGGAGATGATTACCGATCTAGCAACAGGTAAACTAACAGTCGGCATCATTCTTCCTCCAGAATTTACTGATGACATTGCTCGTAGGCGTACAGTCGAAGTTCAAGCGCTGTTCGACGCTGTCGATGCCAACACCGCCAACGTTGCCTCTGGCTATCTTAACCAATTAGTCAATGACTATAACTCGCGTCAACGAGATCAACGTAGCGCTACTTCTACGACTTCTAGCACTGCACGAACTAAGAATCAGGTAGAGCTTCAAACAACGGTATTCTACAATCCTGGACTGGAAACTACTTGGTTCATTGTCTCGGGAATGTTCGGGGTTTTGCTAACGGTTATTGGTTCCCAAGCTGCTGCATCTTTGGTGGTACGAGAAAAAGAAGCAGGGACTATTGAGCAGCTAGTCATGACTCCAGCATCCAACATAGAAGTTATCCTAGCTAAGGTCAGTCCATTACTTATTTTGCTCACCTTTGATTTTTTCATAGCTCTTAGTATAGCGACGTTGGTTTTTGGTTTGCCACTTAGGGGTAATTTAATATTTTTCTTAATTGTTGCTGTGCTTTACTTCTTAGTAGGTATTAGCATTGGCATCTTGATTGCTTCCTACTCAAAAAGCGAACAGCAGACACAGTTAACAGCATTCTTTGTCAACCCACCACTCGTTCTCCTATGTGGAGCAACCTCCCCAATTTCTTCTATGCCCACAGTCGTGCAATGGCTCTCTTATTTAGATCCTCTACGCTATTTTGTCGAAGTTAGTCGCGGAATCTTACTTAAAGGGGTCGGCATGGAAATGCTTTGGCATCAAGTGCTAATTTTGCTGATTTTTGCGACAGTACTGATGAGCTTGAGTATCCGTCAGTTCCGACGGCAGTTAGGTTAA
- a CDS encoding ABC transporter permease — MTVRPKRIFAQTIKELTQLGRDRLTLTLALGLPLILLLLFGFAVSLEVNKINLAIQDLDRTPSSREYIATFERTNKFNLVAQGPEIDVPRLLDQGKVSAGLIIPLKFARDLQRSGSNVEVQVLLDGTDSNTANIVRGYAKSINNAFVENLRGTTSQAVNLQSRLWYNPGLETLEYIGPGAIAITVTLFPALLSALATAKEHEQGTILQVYSSSLTGTEYLLGKAAAFWLVGMAEVLLVNLEAWLFLGLWFAGDPTPMIIGSMLYIASGVFWGTFVGKATQMQSAAIQAVSFTAFLLSLQLSGYIYPVANIPIAIRWISSIIPARYYIELTRDAYVRGVGWMGVWVAVLALALLTGLFFFLAWRKFQKMQLGS; from the coding sequence ATGACGGTACGACCAAAACGCATCTTTGCTCAGACTATCAAAGAACTCACCCAACTCGGACGCGATCGCCTGACATTGACACTGGCATTGGGGTTGCCATTGATACTGTTGCTTCTATTTGGCTTTGCCGTGTCGCTGGAGGTGAACAAAATTAACCTTGCCATTCAGGATCTAGACCGTACACCCAGCAGCCGCGAGTACATTGCTACCTTTGAGCGCACCAACAAGTTCAACTTGGTGGCACAAGGACCAGAGATTGATGTTCCCCGATTACTGGATCAAGGCAAAGTATCGGCTGGTTTAATTATCCCCCTAAAGTTTGCCCGCGACTTGCAGCGCTCAGGAAGCAACGTCGAAGTGCAAGTTTTGTTAGATGGTACTGATAGCAACACTGCTAATATTGTCAGGGGCTATGCCAAGTCGATCAACAATGCTTTTGTAGAAAATCTGCGCGGTACTACTTCGCAAGCCGTAAATCTTCAATCTCGGTTGTGGTACAACCCCGGTCTAGAAACTTTGGAGTATATTGGTCCAGGAGCGATAGCTATTACTGTCACGCTGTTTCCGGCACTTCTCTCTGCCTTGGCAACGGCAAAAGAGCATGAACAGGGGACTATCCTCCAGGTTTACTCATCTAGCCTAACAGGTACAGAGTACTTACTGGGGAAGGCAGCTGCATTTTGGCTAGTAGGCATGGCGGAGGTGTTGTTAGTCAATTTGGAGGCTTGGCTGTTCCTTGGTCTGTGGTTTGCTGGCGACCCCACACCTATGATCATAGGTTCAATGCTTTACATTGCTTCTGGAGTGTTTTGGGGCACCTTTGTAGGCAAGGCGACCCAAATGCAGAGTGCAGCTATCCAGGCTGTTTCTTTCACCGCCTTCTTGTTGTCACTCCAGTTATCTGGCTATATCTATCCAGTAGCTAATATTCCTATAGCCATCCGTTGGATTTCCAGCATTATCCCAGCTCGATACTACATTGAGTTAACTCGCGATGCCTATGTTCGCGGTGTAGGCTGGATGGGAGTCTGGGTTGCAGTGTTGGCTTTGGCACTCCTGACAGGTTTATTTTTCTTCTTGGCTTGGCGCAAATTTCAGAAAATGCAATTGGGGTCGTAG
- a CDS encoding ATP-binding cassette domain-containing protein translates to MTATLQAGNKQQHTNAPVISIRDLRHCYGKEIEAVAGINLDIYKGEIFGLIGPDGAGKTTTFQILSGVMQQTSGIVEVLGSNPRDARLQMGYLTQRFSLYLDMSIAENLRYAAGLREVSDAAFKTRSEHYLKSLDLAQFKERLAGRLSGGMKQKLGLCCALIHQPQILLLDEPTTGVDPVSRREFWDILAELAVTEGMTTVVATPYLDEAERCSRIALMYEGKIQQCDTPTQVKASLGVQRLEVYLPVAELDKAADILNSHADIRDLVSDVQRFGDRLDVLTAQPKETTNRIRRILEQQQIQVANFATDSPTLENTFVARLRELKGENSIDDYPQIYNTGKSSQTAIGAENLNKVFGKFQAVKDVNLDIKYGEVFGLLGANGAGKTTTIKILCGLLPASSGKVSLAGETGQLRSAEVRQKIGYMSQKFTLYDDLTIGQNLEFYCGVYGIPRRYRRAKKNWVLQMSDLVGQEDKLTGDLPGGWKQRVAFGAAVMHEPKVVFLDEPTSGVDPLARRQFWRWINQFASEGMAILVTTHYLEEAEQCHRLGFMVAGELVAQGTPRQVKQQQPGQLVEWECSPLQKASDLLKQKLERRQVSIFGSRLHTILDEPRTEIPQVENWLQEAGVKVQNHRKIGFSLEDVFINVVEQARQRGLDTPA, encoded by the coding sequence ATGACAGCAACTCTCCAGGCAGGTAATAAACAACAGCATACCAATGCCCCTGTCATTTCCATCCGGGATCTACGGCATTGCTACGGCAAGGAAATTGAAGCTGTAGCAGGCATCAATTTAGACATTTATAAAGGAGAGATTTTTGGACTCATTGGTCCTGATGGAGCAGGCAAAACCACAACATTTCAGATTCTCTCTGGTGTAATGCAACAAACAAGCGGCATTGTCGAAGTCTTGGGTTCAAATCCCAGGGATGCGCGCTTGCAAATGGGCTATCTCACCCAGCGCTTCAGTCTTTACTTAGATATGAGTATTGCTGAAAATTTGCGATATGCTGCGGGTTTGCGCGAGGTGAGTGACGCGGCGTTCAAAACCCGCAGCGAACACTACCTAAAATCGCTGGATTTGGCACAGTTCAAAGAGCGTTTAGCGGGACGACTCTCAGGGGGAATGAAGCAGAAACTTGGTTTGTGCTGTGCCCTAATTCATCAGCCGCAAATCTTGCTATTAGATGAGCCAACAACAGGTGTAGATCCAGTTTCGCGGCGTGAGTTCTGGGATATATTAGCAGAACTCGCTGTGACTGAAGGGATGACAACAGTCGTTGCCACACCCTACCTAGATGAAGCAGAGCGCTGTTCGCGCATTGCTTTGATGTATGAAGGCAAAATTCAGCAGTGTGACACACCTACTCAAGTGAAAGCAAGTTTGGGTGTACAACGCTTAGAAGTTTACTTGCCTGTAGCAGAGCTTGACAAAGCAGCAGACATACTGAATAGTCATGCCGATATACGGGATTTAGTTTCTGACGTGCAACGCTTCGGCGATCGTTTGGACGTGCTGACGGCACAGCCGAAAGAAACCACTAACAGAATTCGACGCATCTTAGAGCAGCAACAGATTCAGGTTGCAAATTTTGCAACCGATAGCCCAACTCTAGAGAACACCTTTGTTGCCCGCCTGCGGGAACTCAAAGGTGAAAATTCTATAGATGACTACCCGCAGATTTACAACACAGGAAAATCATCACAGACGGCAATTGGGGCGGAAAACCTCAATAAAGTCTTTGGGAAATTTCAGGCAGTCAAGGATGTCAATTTAGATATCAAATATGGCGAAGTCTTTGGTCTATTAGGGGCGAATGGTGCTGGGAAGACAACCACAATCAAAATACTTTGTGGTTTGCTGCCAGCCAGTTCTGGAAAAGTAAGCCTAGCAGGGGAAACAGGTCAGTTGCGTAGTGCCGAAGTTCGTCAAAAAATCGGCTATATGTCCCAAAAGTTCACCCTCTATGACGACCTAACGATTGGACAAAACCTGGAGTTTTACTGCGGTGTTTATGGCATACCCCGTCGCTATCGACGCGCAAAGAAAAACTGGGTACTGCAAATGAGTGACTTAGTGGGTCAAGAGGATAAACTGACAGGTGACTTACCAGGCGGTTGGAAGCAGCGGGTGGCTTTTGGCGCTGCGGTGATGCACGAACCGAAAGTTGTGTTTCTCGATGAGCCAACATCCGGTGTTGACCCTCTAGCACGTAGACAATTTTGGCGCTGGATTAACCAATTTGCCAGTGAAGGCATGGCGATACTGGTAACGACCCATTACTTAGAAGAAGCCGAACAGTGCCACCGCTTGGGGTTCATGGTGGCGGGAGAACTCGTGGCACAGGGAACTCCGCGCCAAGTCAAACAGCAGCAACCTGGGCAATTGGTGGAATGGGAGTGCAGTCCACTACAAAAGGCTTCGGATCTGCTCAAGCAGAAGTTGGAGCGCAGGCAGGTGTCTATTTTCGGTTCGCGTCTACATACTATCTTGGATGAGCCGCGCACAGAGATTCCTCAAGTTGAAAATTGGTTGCAAGAGGCTGGGGTAAAAGTGCAAAACCACCGAAAGATTGGGTTTTCTCTAGAGGACGTGTTCATCAATGTGGTGGAACAGGCGCGACAGCGCGGTTTAGATACACCAGCTTAG
- a CDS encoding HlyD family secretion protein, translated as MTQTQTEPSNDSKQASSSLVKEKQPSQQEPSPQKPRRHIPKPVLILGAIALLGGVGYGIHRVFFYQPEPSGLFLSGRIEGYETDVSAKIGGKIANVAVREGDLVKPGQLLVQIDDAEVSAQLREAEAKIRSAQESLKRYRQQLPVLEAQLQQANLTTQQVKLESQGKVTEAANSLAASRADLVQAQANLKLAQARQRRYSDLYAQGAVSADTRDEYNNSAATAQASVNAARQKVQSAQGTLTQAQATLANTPIKAAAALEIEKQIVQARTDIAKAQEDVNDYQAQKQEIQAKLNYLVINSPLAGSVITRSVEPGEVVADGAALLTIVNLNNLYLRGFIPEGEIGKVRLGQRSLVYLDAFPKQPLEATVTRVDPKASFTPENTYFKKDRVTQVFGVEVTLKNPQGFAKPGMPADGQILLPETQQKRTSNPLPLAWKFQK; from the coding sequence ATGACACAAACGCAGACAGAACCTTCCAATGACTCTAAACAGGCTAGCAGCAGTCTTGTGAAAGAGAAACAACCCTCCCAGCAAGAGCCGTCACCACAGAAGCCTCGACGACATATTCCCAAACCAGTGCTGATTTTGGGTGCGATCGCACTCCTTGGAGGAGTAGGATACGGAATTCACCGTGTCTTTTTTTATCAACCTGAGCCTAGTGGTCTGTTTTTAAGTGGGCGGATTGAAGGCTACGAAACCGATGTATCTGCCAAAATCGGTGGCAAAATTGCCAACGTAGCCGTCAGAGAAGGAGATTTGGTCAAACCCGGTCAGTTATTAGTGCAAATTGACGATGCTGAGGTGAGTGCCCAACTGCGGGAAGCCGAAGCTAAAATCCGTTCAGCCCAGGAAAGTTTGAAGCGTTACCGCCAGCAGCTACCTGTGTTGGAAGCCCAGTTGCAGCAAGCTAATTTGACCACGCAACAGGTCAAGCTAGAAAGTCAGGGTAAAGTGACGGAGGCTGCGAACTCTCTAGCTGCATCTCGTGCTGACCTAGTTCAAGCCCAAGCTAACCTGAAGCTGGCACAAGCAAGACAAAGACGGTACAGCGACTTATATGCCCAAGGCGCGGTATCAGCAGATACACGAGATGAGTATAACAATAGCGCGGCAACAGCCCAAGCCAGCGTTAATGCTGCTCGTCAGAAAGTTCAGTCCGCACAGGGAACACTGACTCAAGCTCAAGCGACCCTAGCCAATACACCGATTAAAGCTGCCGCAGCATTAGAGATTGAGAAACAGATTGTCCAAGCCCGCACTGATATTGCCAAAGCGCAGGAAGATGTCAACGATTACCAAGCACAAAAACAAGAGATTCAAGCAAAATTGAATTACTTGGTCATTAATAGTCCACTGGCTGGTAGCGTCATCACTCGTTCTGTCGAACCAGGCGAAGTGGTTGCAGATGGCGCGGCGTTGCTGACAATAGTGAATCTCAACAATCTTTACCTGCGTGGCTTTATCCCAGAAGGAGAAATTGGTAAAGTCAGACTTGGTCAGCGCAGCTTGGTTTATTTGGATGCCTTTCCCAAGCAGCCCCTAGAGGCAACAGTAACTCGGGTAGACCCCAAAGCCAGTTTCACTCCAGAAAACACTTATTTTAAAAAAGACAGGGTAACTCAGGTCTTTGGCGTAGAAGTTACCCTGAAAAATCCCCAAGGTTTTGCAAAACCGGGAATGCCTGCTGATGGTCAGATTCTCCTACCAGAAACACAGCAAAAGCGTACTTCTAATCCGTTACCTCTGGCGTGGAAATTCCAGAAATAA
- a CDS encoding TetR/AcrR family transcriptional regulator has translation MPPRDEQDFENRRQQIIDGALQVFASKGFEKATNKDIAVAAGIGSPGLIYHYFKDKGDLFRQVVEQRLPVLQLLTHSQEDIMSKPPQDALTIFGQAFLKVLENPTSIALMKLLLSEAFRQPGIAEMFNTIGPSRAIAFLTRYLAKQMSAGVLKPMDPAAAARCFTGPLIAYMITREVFLQPDAQQISSGTMVATAVEIFLRGMASIPDRDSGIISTSTSDIRPHSTPQGVFDLHENGYKQA, from the coding sequence ATGCCTCCACGTGATGAGCAAGACTTTGAGAATCGGCGACAGCAGATTATTGACGGTGCTTTGCAAGTCTTTGCTAGCAAAGGCTTCGAGAAGGCAACCAACAAGGATATTGCTGTAGCAGCGGGAATTGGCTCACCTGGTTTGATATATCACTACTTTAAGGATAAAGGCGACTTGTTTCGGCAGGTGGTTGAGCAACGCTTACCAGTGTTGCAATTGCTGACTCATAGCCAGGAGGACATAATGAGCAAACCACCACAAGATGCGCTCACTATCTTTGGACAAGCCTTTCTCAAAGTCTTGGAAAACCCTACCTCTATCGCACTGATGAAGTTACTGCTTTCTGAAGCTTTCCGGCAACCTGGGATTGCCGAGATGTTTAACACTATTGGACCAAGTCGTGCGATCGCTTTCTTAACTCGCTATCTGGCAAAGCAAATGTCGGCTGGAGTACTCAAACCAATGGACCCTGCTGCTGCAGCCCGTTGTTTCACTGGTCCTCTGATTGCGTATATGATTACCCGTGAAGTCTTTCTACAGCCTGATGCTCAACAGATCAGCTCTGGCACGATGGTAGCAACTGCTGTCGAAATTTTCCTACGAGGCATGGCTTCAATTCCTGATAGGGATTCAGGCATAATAAGCACTAGCACCTCAGATATAAGACCACATTCCACGCCGCAAGGTGTATTTGATTTGCATGAAAACGGCTACAAACAAGCTTGA